The genomic region AGGGCGTCGCTGCGTGAGCGGGCAACGCCGGCGTCGACCAGGGTGTCCAGGACCTGCCGCTCCGGCTGGCGCAGTCGCGTCATCACCGGCGCGGACAGGGAGGTGAACACGGTGCGCGTCTCCCCGCATCGCACGCCCCAGGCGACCTTTCGCCGGGTCGCGTGCTCCAGTTCGCGGGCGATCTCGATCCGCCGCTCGCGGGTGTCCTCGCGGAACTGCTTGATCCGGCCCTCCTCGGCCGCCGACCGCGCGGCGGCGCTGACCTCGCCTTCCTGCTGAGGAGCCGGGATCGTGCCCACGACCAGGATCTCGTCCCGGTCGATGCTCACCTCCGGCTCCCCGTCGAACCACTCCTGCGGCAACCGCCCGGCCAGCCAGCCGCGGACCCGCTCGTCCTCCACCTGTGTACTCATGTAATCATGATTACACCGCATGCACACCGTCAAGCAAGGGATGGAGCCGAGGCGATCGACGCGTAGGCGGCGCGGGTGGTGGCGTGGGCGTCCCGGGGTGCGCCGGTGTGGTCGAGGCCGAGCAGGATCGCGCCGACGACCGGCGGCACCTCGACAACCTGCGGTACGGCGTACGGGGCTTCGGCGGCGAGCATCGTGGTGATGGTCTCGAGCAGCAGCAGGTGGTTGGCGGTGAGCACGCCGCCGCCGAGGATCACCGGGGCGGGTTCGCCGAGCAGGTCGAGGCGGCGCAGGGCGACGACCGCCATGGCGACGATCTCCTCGGCCTGGCGCCGGACGACGTCGGTTGCCACCGGATCGCCGCCGGCCGCGACCTGGAACAGCAGCGGAGTCGCCTCCAGTCGCCGGCTCGCGGGGATGTCGCCGAGGTGCAGCGCCTCGATCAGCGCGGGAATCGACGGTACGCCGTAGTGCCGCGGCAGCACGGTGGTCAGCGCGGTCGCCGGTCCCCGGCCGTCGTCGGCGCGGGCAGCCGCCCAGAACGCCTCGTCGGCGAGCTGCTGGCCGCCGCCCCAGTCGCCCGAGATCTTGCCGACCGCCGCGAACCGGGCGGTCCGGCCGTCGGGCAGCAGTCCGGCGCAGTTGATGCCGGCGCCGCAGACCACCGCGACACCGCGGGGTTCGTCGATCCCGGCCCGGAGCAGCGCGAAGGTGTCGTTCGCGACGTGCACCCGGCGGCCCCACCCGTACGACCTGAACGCGGCCGCCAGCCGTTCCTCCTCCACCACGAGATCCGCGTTCGCCAGGCATGCGGAAACCTGCTCCACCACAGCGATCCCGCCGCCGGGCAGGGTGAGGCCGGCGGAGCGGACTGCTGCGGATACCAGCGGGGCCAGGCCAGCGACTGCTGCTTCGGCGCCGACGAGGTGGGGCTCGAAGCCGCCGCCACGGGCGGTGCCGAGGATCTGGCCGTCGGCGGAGACGAGGGCGACGTCGGTCTTGCTGTTGCCGGCGTCGAAGGCGAGCACGCCGCCGGGAACCAGCGGTGCCCGCACGGCCTCGGTCTCGTCCGCCACGGTCACGCCCATGGCAGGTGCTCGCGGTTGTGGGCGATCAGCTGATCGGTGAGCGCCCGCGCGTACTCGATCTGCCCGACCAGCGGATGTGCCAGCAACGCGGTGAACACGCGGTCCGCACCACCCTTCAGAGCAGCCTCCAGAGCCAGATTCTCGTACGCCGTGACGTTCGCGACCAGTCCCGCGTAGAGCGGTTCCAGCGGCGCGATCGGCAGCGGCGTCGTACCGGTCGCCCCGACCGTCGCCGGGACCTCGATCACCGCGTCGTCGGGCAGGAACGGCAGGGCGCCGTTGTTCAGCGTGTTCACCACCTGCACGTCGCCGGTGTCGTTCAGCAGCGAGGACGCCAGCGCGACGGCCGCCTCGGAGTAGTACGCGCCACCGCGTTGCTCCAGCAGCGCGGGCTTCTCGTCCAGCGCCGGATCGGCGTACAGGTCCAGCAGTTGCTTCTCGATCGCGGCGACCTCCGCGGCCCGGGACGGCTTCTCCAGCAGCTCGCGCACCACCTCGTCGTGCGCGTAGAAGTACCGCAGGTAGTACGACGGTACGACGCCCAGCTGCAGCAGCAACTCGGCCGGAAGATGCAGGTCCTCGGCCAGCTCGCCGACGTGCGCCGCCAGCAGCTCCGGTAGCCGGTCCACGCCGTCGACCCGTACTGCGCGCTCCCACGTCAGGTGGTTGAGTCCGACGTGGTCCAGCGCGACCTGCTCGGGCGCCACGTCCAGCAGCCGCGCGAACCGCCGCTGGAAGCCGATCGCCACGTTGCAGAGCCCGACTGCCTTGTGCCCCTCGGACAGCAGTGCCCGCGTCACGATGCCAACCGGGTTGGTGAAGTCGATGATCCAGGCGTCCGGGTTGGCCGCCCGCACCTTGTCCGCGATGTCCAGGACGACGGGCACTGTGCGCAGCGCCTTCGCCAGCCCGCCGGCCCCGGTCGTCTCCTGACCGACGCAGCCGCACTCCAGCGGCCAGGTCTCGTCCTGGTTGCGCGCGGCCTGGCCGCCGACGCGCAGCTGCAGCAGGACCGCGTCAGCCCCGTCCACCGCGGCGTCGACGTCGGTCGTCGTCCTGATCCGGCCCGGGTGGCCCTGCTTGGCGAAGATGCGCTCGGCCAGCCCGCCGATCAGCGCGAGCCGGTCCTCGGCCGGGTCGACCAGCACCAGCTCGTCGACCGGCAGCGAGTCACGCAGCCGGGCGAAGCCGTCGATGAGTTCGGGAGTGTAGGTGGATCCGCCGCCTACGACTGTGAGTTTCAACCTGTGACCCCTGTACGTGTGACGCCTTCGGTGAAGGCCGTTAGGACTGGTGCGGGTAGGGCTGGTCGGTGCCGCCGCCAACGGCCGGTCCGGCGGTGTCGAAGACTTCGTCGCGGGTGGCGCTCAGGGCTGACTGCAGGGCCCCGGACAGCACCGGGTCGGTGGGGACGCCCGTCATCAGCAGTCGCGGGCGGGGGACGGCCAGCTCCGCCAGCTCGGCCTGGACCAGGCCGCGCAGCCGCTCGCCGCCGGCCGTGATCACCCCGCCGGCCAGCACGATCAGCTCGGGGTCGACGACCGCGACGACCGCGGCCAGGCCGACGGCCAGCCGATGGGCGAATTCGGTGAGCACCTCGTCGCCGGCGCCGGGCGTCTCCAGCGCGGCGGCGATCGCGGCTTGCGGCGTACGGGCTTTGAGGCCCTGGGAGCGGGCCAGGGCGAGCACGGGTTCGCCGCCGGCGAGCTCTTGGAAGCCGCCGGCGTTGTTGCGGCCGACGTTGCGGACCAGAGGCGTGCCCGGCAACGGCAGAAAGGCGACCTCGCCCGCGCCGCCGGTCGCGCCGCGCAGCAGCCGGCCATTGATCACGATCGCGGCGCCGATGCCCTCCTCGCCCCAGAGCAGCACGAAGTTGTCGCTGGCGCGGGCGTGTCCGAGACGCTGCTCGGCGACCGCGGCGAGGTTGACGTCGTTCTCGACCTCCAGCGGTACGCCGATGGCCGCGGCGAGCTCGTCCAGCAGGTGCGGGGCGTGCCAGCCGGGCAGGTGGGTGGCGTAGCGCAGCCGGCCGGTGGTCGGGTCGAACCCGCCGGGCGTGCCGATCGCGACGCGGTGCAGCCGATCCTTGGCCAGGCCGGCGTCGCCGAGCGCGCCGTCGATCGCCTTGACCACCCGCTCGACGGTGCCCTTCGCGCTGCGGCCCGGGGTCGGCAGCTCGTACCGGCCGATCACCTGGCCGGTCAGGTCCGCCACGGCCGAGCGGATCCGGGCCGGGGTGACGTCCAGGCCGGCGACGTACGCGATGCCGCCGTTGATCTCGTACAGCTGCGCGTTCGGGCCGGGCCGGCCGCCGCTGGTGCCGCTGGCTCGGACGAGACCGGCGCTCTCCAGCCGGGACAGCAGCTGGGACGCGGTCGGTTTGGACAGGCCGGTGAGCTTGCCGAGCGTGGTGCGGGACAGCGGGCCCTGGGTGAGCAGCAGGTCGAGAGCGGCGCGGTCGTTCATCGCGCGGAGCAGGCGGGGAGTGCCGGGTGTGCTGGCCATGTGCTAACCCTGCCCTCCTTCCCGCTCGTGACCACCGCGCCGAGCCAGATGCATCAATTGTTAGGAAAGTTTCCTATTGCGCCGAGACCGTACGGGCTGTCCTCGGGCGGTGTCAATCGATCCGCGGAACTCCGGGCGGTCGTTGCGCACCGCTGAGGTTAGGGTGGGCTAACTTGCCGCCGCCTGTGGAGAGGTCTGTCCGTGACGTTCGATCTGGGGGAAGACCTCACCGCCGGGAGAATGCTGCGCCGGTCCGTCCGCCGGCACCGGGGCCGGGTGACGCTCGGCGTGCTGGTGCTGTCGCTGCACCAGGCGACCGAGGCCGCGGTGCCGGTGGCGATCGGCATCTTCGTCGACCGGGCCGTCTCCACCGGAAAGCTGGAGCCGCTGCTGTGGTGCGTGCTGATGATGGTGGCGCTGTTCGCCGTCCTGTCGAACGCCTGGAAGACCGGGGCCCGGCAGGTCGTCCGCTCGATCGAGCACGAGACGCATCTGGTCCGGCTGGAGATCGCCCGGCGCGTGCTCGATCCGCGGGGCCACCAGACCGGTCTGCGCGCCGGTGAGCTGCTGTCCATCGCTACCTCCGACGCGGAGAAGGCGTCGCTGATCATGCGGGCCGTGGCGATGGGCGTCTCGGCGTCCACCGCGCTGGCTGTCTCCTCGGTGGCGTTGCTGATGGTCGACGTGCCGCTGGGGGTCGGCGTCCTGATCGGCGTACCGCTGCTGGTACTGGGGATCCAGGCGCTGTCGCCGTTGCTGACCCGTCGTACGTCGACGCAGCAGGAGGCGATCGCCAGTACGACGGCACTGGCGACGGACCTCGTCAACGGGCTCCGGGCGCTGCGAGGGATCGGAGCACAGCACAACGCGGCCGAGCGGTACCGGCGGTCCAGCCAGGCGACTCTGCAGGCCACGCTGCGAGCTGCCTCCACCAATGGCTTGCAGGACGGCGTGACGACGGCGCTCAGTGGTCTGCTGCTGGCCGCTGTCGC from Kribbella flavida DSM 17836 harbors:
- a CDS encoding N-acetylglucosamine kinase: MGVTVADETEAVRAPLVPGGVLAFDAGNSKTDVALVSADGQILGTARGGGFEPHLVGAEAAVAGLAPLVSAAVRSAGLTLPGGGIAVVEQVSACLANADLVVEEERLAAAFRSYGWGRRVHVANDTFALLRAGIDEPRGVAVVCGAGINCAGLLPDGRTARFAAVGKISGDWGGGQQLADEAFWAAARADDGRGPATALTTVLPRHYGVPSIPALIEALHLGDIPASRRLEATPLLFQVAAGGDPVATDVVRRQAEEIVAMAVVALRRLDLLGEPAPVILGGGVLTANHLLLLETITTMLAAEAPYAVPQVVEVPPVVGAILLGLDHTGAPRDAHATTRAAYASIASAPSLA
- a CDS encoding 6-phospho-beta-glucosidase → MKLTVVGGGSTYTPELIDGFARLRDSLPVDELVLVDPAEDRLALIGGLAERIFAKQGHPGRIRTTTDVDAAVDGADAVLLQLRVGGQAARNQDETWPLECGCVGQETTGAGGLAKALRTVPVVLDIADKVRAANPDAWIIDFTNPVGIVTRALLSEGHKAVGLCNVAIGFQRRFARLLDVAPEQVALDHVGLNHLTWERAVRVDGVDRLPELLAAHVGELAEDLHLPAELLLQLGVVPSYYLRYFYAHDEVVRELLEKPSRAAEVAAIEKQLLDLYADPALDEKPALLEQRGGAYYSEAAVALASSLLNDTGDVQVVNTLNNGALPFLPDDAVIEVPATVGATGTTPLPIAPLEPLYAGLVANVTAYENLALEAALKGGADRVFTALLAHPLVGQIEYARALTDQLIAHNREHLPWA
- a CDS encoding ROK family transcriptional regulator, with translation MASTPGTPRLLRAMNDRAALDLLLTQGPLSRTTLGKLTGLSKPTASQLLSRLESAGLVRASGTSGGRPGPNAQLYEINGGIAYVAGLDVTPARIRSAVADLTGQVIGRYELPTPGRSAKGTVERVVKAIDGALGDAGLAKDRLHRVAIGTPGGFDPTTGRLRYATHLPGWHAPHLLDELAAAIGVPLEVENDVNLAAVAEQRLGHARASDNFVLLWGEEGIGAAIVINGRLLRGATGGAGEVAFLPLPGTPLVRNVGRNNAGGFQELAGGEPVLALARSQGLKARTPQAAIAAALETPGAGDEVLTEFAHRLAVGLAAVVAVVDPELIVLAGGVITAGGERLRGLVQAELAELAVPRPRLLMTGVPTDPVLSGALQSALSATRDEVFDTAGPAVGGGTDQPYPHQS